A genome region from Mastacembelus armatus chromosome 8, fMasArm1.2, whole genome shotgun sequence includes the following:
- the LOC113140502 gene encoding von Willebrand factor C domain-containing protein 2-like → MRVLQPLPPRGPGRATELTVVVAAEYSSKTEMDYEFGDYRGKWCIDDHGFVYGIGEIYYPSPSACPCTCTVDGPVCIRPKCPRIHPHCTRIRYKGCCPVCEAMARVCVYGGKTYRLLEEFRLSRCERCRCEANREVYCSISDCPAPHCVNPTYEPNRCCPICKTGPNCFAGNKVIPAGERVNIDEQTVCYCTYRDGTWHTHPHATCEQRPQPSPTPNLRTEAPRDEDTRGRGGRPFNPRLELIP, encoded by the exons ATGCGAGTGCTTCAGCCGCTGCCACCGCGCGGTCCTGGGCGCGCCACGGAGCTCACGGTGGTGGTGGCTGCGGAGTACTCATCCAAAACCGAAATGGACTACGAGTTCGGCGACTACCGGGGGAAGTGGTGCATCGACGACCACGGTTTCGTCTACGGCATCGGAGAGATTTATTACCCGAGCCCCTCGGCGTGTCCATGCACGTGCACTGTGGACGGCCCGGTGTGCATTCGGCCCAAGTGTCCCCGCATCCACCCCCATTGCACGCGGATCAGGTATAAGGGATGCTGTCCGGTGTGCGAGGCTATGGCCAGGGTCTGTGTCTACGGGGGGAAAACGTACCGGCTCCTGGAGGAGTTCAGG ttgtctAGGTGTGAGCGATGTCGCTGCGAGGCCAACAGAGAGGTATACTGCAGCATTTCCGACTGCCCTGCCCCTCACTGTGTCAACCCCACCTACGAACCCAACCGCTGCTGCCCCATCTGTAAGACAG GCCCCAACTGCTTTGCTGGGAACAAGGTGATCCCAGCGGGGGAACGTGTGAACATTGATGAGCAGACAGTATGCTACTGCACCTACCGGGATGGCACGTGGCATACCCATCCCCATGCCACTTGTGAGCAGCGTCCCCAGCCCAGCCCAACACCCAACCTCCGCACCGAGGCCCCCAGGGATGAGGACaccagagggagaggaggaaggccaTTCAATCCCCGACTGGAGCTGATACCATAA